From Actinopolymorpha cephalotaxi, one genomic window encodes:
- a CDS encoding Pvc16 family protein: MTDYAAIRGASLSLRDLFKEHITDDPDATLNGVPVDLRSPRELEVAVVTDALSVWLYRVVLQPDLANQSGRRISPQETERRSTSLQLHYLVAPMHSAVLTEHTLMGRAIQVVRDHAQLGGSSLRGALAGTPTTMKLSIEMSGTAEQNTLWWSLQSQQRAAFSLIVDGVSIDSHLAPSAGPPALSRHSGYAQIVGVT; this comes from the coding sequence GTGACGGACTACGCGGCGATCCGTGGTGCATCGCTCTCCTTGCGCGACCTGTTCAAGGAGCACATCACCGACGACCCCGACGCCACGCTCAACGGCGTCCCGGTCGACCTGCGCTCGCCGCGGGAGCTCGAGGTCGCCGTCGTCACCGACGCGCTGTCGGTGTGGCTCTACCGGGTGGTGCTGCAGCCCGACCTGGCCAACCAGTCCGGACGGCGGATCTCGCCGCAGGAGACCGAGCGCCGGTCGACGTCGCTGCAGCTGCACTACCTGGTCGCCCCCATGCACTCGGCGGTCCTGACCGAGCACACCCTGATGGGCCGCGCCATCCAGGTGGTGCGTGACCATGCGCAGCTCGGCGGGAGTTCACTGCGCGGGGCCCTGGCCGGTACGCCGACGACGATGAAGCTCAGCATCGAGATGTCCGGCACCGCGGAGCAGAACACCCTCTGGTGGTCCCTGCAGAGCCAGCAGCGCGCCGCGTTCAGCCTGATCGTGGACGGCGTGAGCATCGACTCGCACCTGGCGCCGTCCGCCGGTCCTCCGGCGCTGTCCCGGCACTCCGGCTACGCGCAGATCGTGGGGGTCACGTGA